A window of the Natronomonas salina genome harbors these coding sequences:
- a CDS encoding ribbon-helix-helix domain-containing protein has protein sequence MPKVQLTIPEHLEMQVAQLVEKGEFVNREEAIEELLSTGLRAYKTSGPMEDEEPGLEEDGMMGHDDEYVF, from the coding sequence ATGCCGAAGGTACAACTAACGATCCCGGAGCACCTGGAGATGCAGGTCGCCCAGCTCGTCGAGAAGGGTGAGTTCGTCAACCGGGAAGAGGCCATTGAGGAACTGCTGTCGACGGGGCTCCGTGCCTACAAGACAAGCGGTCCGATGGAGGACGAGGAACCGGGACTCGAAGAGGACGGGATGATGGGTCACGACGACGAGTACGTCTTCTGA
- a CDS encoding UPF0058 family protein, whose translation MHKDELLELHAKMVSIMEHFRGMEDVDASAFDPYDELDVTPDDVHKSKSEHKHAVFVLGNALANVMAEDEFSDAGRIGKRMAELAEDAESKL comes from the coding sequence ATGCACAAAGACGAACTCCTGGAGCTACACGCGAAGATGGTGTCGATCATGGAGCACTTCCGCGGGATGGAGGACGTCGACGCCTCGGCCTTCGACCCCTACGACGAACTCGACGTGACGCCCGACGACGTCCACAAGTCGAAGAGCGAGCACAAGCACGCCGTCTTCGTGCTGGGCAACGCCCTGGCGAACGTGATGGCCGAAGACGAGTTCTCCGACGCCGGCCGCATCGGCAAGCGGATGGCGGAGCTCGCCGAGGACGCCGAGTCCAAGCTGTAG
- a CDS encoding DUF7344 domain-containing protein encodes MNESRTRRSESTTDRVLGCLAHETRRETVAVLRDRTTAVSVEELAAVVVARRDERPVADVPEADRTSVAVQLSHAHLPALADADLVDWTPGEETVALTDHPALDDEQLAELLSADAAIDDWDALIRSLADARRRHLVSTLENAEGTVERRALARRVAAREADEARSAVSEPTVDTVETSLYHVHLPALRRCGLVETDGETVTYDGHSEFDASWVSIDLASPGEMATPGAAESGTRDESGTVERPQTTFDEAGD; translated from the coding sequence ATGAACGAGTCGCGCACGCGCCGGAGCGAGTCGACGACGGATCGGGTACTCGGCTGTCTCGCCCACGAGACCCGGCGGGAGACCGTCGCCGTACTTCGGGACCGGACGACCGCCGTCTCCGTGGAGGAACTGGCCGCCGTCGTCGTCGCCCGCCGCGACGAGCGCCCGGTCGCCGACGTCCCGGAGGCCGACCGAACCTCGGTCGCCGTGCAACTTTCCCACGCCCACCTCCCGGCCCTCGCCGACGCCGACCTCGTCGACTGGACGCCCGGCGAGGAAACCGTCGCCCTCACGGACCACCCGGCGCTCGACGACGAGCAGTTGGCCGAACTGCTCTCCGCCGACGCAGCTATCGACGACTGGGACGCCCTCATCCGCAGCCTGGCCGACGCCCGCCGCCGGCATCTCGTCTCCACCCTCGAGAACGCCGAGGGGACGGTAGAGAGGCGCGCGCTCGCGCGTCGCGTCGCCGCACGCGAGGCTGACGAAGCCCGCTCGGCGGTCTCCGAACCGACCGTCGACACCGTCGAGACGTCGCTCTACCACGTCCACCTCCCCGCGCTCCGCAGATGCGGCCTGGTCGAAACCGACGGCGAGACGGTGACGTACGACGGCCACTCCGAATTCGATGCATCGTGGGTCTCCATCGACCTGGCCTCGCCGGGAGAGATGGCTACCCCCGGCGCCGCCGAATCGGGGACACGCGACGAGAGCGGGACCGTCGAGCGCCCGCAGACGACGTTCGACGAGGCCGGCGACTAG
- a CDS encoding sulfite oxidase-like oxidoreductase yields MKDVTDLHAEFDGERLPPGQRETSRFPVLSKGGTPSVPNDWSFEVWGAVDEELSLPFEEFKALPSETQRQDFHCVTGWSRFDCEFRGVTFPTLADRAGVRDDAVHVMFHAHDGYTTNLTLEDCMREEVLFTWELDGEPLPADHGGPLRVVTPHRYAYKGAKWVSGVEFLTEPERGYWEKRGYSNTANPWNEERYS; encoded by the coding sequence ATGAAGGACGTCACGGACCTCCACGCCGAGTTCGACGGGGAGCGCCTCCCCCCTGGACAGCGCGAGACGAGCCGCTTTCCCGTCCTCTCGAAGGGCGGGACGCCGTCGGTCCCGAACGACTGGTCCTTCGAGGTCTGGGGCGCCGTCGACGAGGAACTCTCCCTCCCGTTCGAGGAGTTCAAGGCGCTCCCGAGCGAGACCCAGCGGCAGGACTTCCACTGCGTCACCGGCTGGTCGCGCTTCGACTGCGAGTTCCGCGGCGTCACCTTCCCGACGCTCGCCGATCGGGCGGGCGTCCGCGACGACGCCGTCCACGTCATGTTCCACGCCCACGACGGCTACACCACGAACCTCACCCTGGAGGACTGCATGCGCGAGGAGGTGCTGTTCACCTGGGAACTCGACGGCGAACCGCTCCCGGCGGACCACGGTGGCCCGCTCCGCGTCGTCACGCCCCACCGGTACGCCTACAAGGGCGCGAAGTGGGTCTCGGGCGTCGAGTTCCTCACCGAACCCGAACGGGGCTACTGGGAGAAACGGGGCTACTCGAACACCGCGAACCCCTGGAACGAGGAACGATACTCGTAG